GTCGACCGGGGATTCATGCGCTTGTCGGGCGTTGCAACACCCGACAAGCGCATGAACTGCCTGTCCGGAGTGACGCATGGTGCCCATGTGGCTCACCCCCGCTTCCCGCGGAAGACATGCCGCTCCAGCGACCGCGGCACGGGACCACCCTCACGCACCCAGTCGACGACCTCCGCCGTCGACTCCTCGGAGAGCACTCCCCCGAGCCAGACGTCCTTCGGACGCCGCCCGCCCGGGTTCCACGTGAAGTCCCGCACGAGTACGACGTTGGAGCGGTCGCACTCGTCGAGGCAGTCGACCACGCGCACCCGGACCCGCGGCCCGCGGCGCCCGGCCGGGTCGTCGAGGGCCTCGATCTCGTCGCGCTGCGCCCGGTGGTCGACGTCCGGGTGCTTGCCAGCCGTGCCGCAGCAGCAGTCGCGGCACAGCAGCACGTCGCGCTCAGGCAGTGCCATCGTCGGCTCCCCCGGCGGGCGCCCGCAGCAGGAAGAGGTCCATCACCCAGCCGGCCTCGGCCCTCGCCTCCGCGCGTGCCGCCTCGATCTCCCCGACGACGTCGGCGACCCGGCCGGACACGAGGCGCTCCCCCACGCCGCCGAGGTTGGCCCCCCACCAGATCGCCCAGTCGCCGAAGCCGTCGAGGTCGACCCCGGCGGTGAGCATCACGACGACATTGCGCTGTCCGGCCGCCACGTCGGTGCGCAGCCGCCGCGCGGTCGTGACGTGCACCGGCTGGCCGACCTCGTGGAGCACCACCCGGTGCCGCGCGGCGAGCACCTGCGGCGCGCTGATCCCGGGGAGCACGTCGAAGTCGACGCCCAGCTCGCGCACGATGCGGATCGTGCCGTCGTACAGGGAGGGATCGCCCCAGACCAGGAAGGCGCAGGTCCCACCCCGCGCGTCGATGACGGAGCGGTAGGCGGCCAGCCGGGCGGCGTACCAGTCGGCGACCGCGCCCTCGTAGCCCGCGCGGTCCAGTCCCGGGGAGCGGTCCCGCTCGGGATCACGTACGACGACCAGCTCGACCCCGTGCGCATCGGCCACCGCCTGCCGCACGGCCAGCAGCGGGTCCTCGTCGCCCTTCTGCACTGCCAGGGCGTAGTCACAGCCGGCCAGTGCGGTGGCGACCTCCGGGGTGACGTGCTGCGGCCCCATCCCGAAGCCGAGCACCCGGACGGTGGCGCTCACTCGTCCTCCAGGTCGCCCTCGACCTCGAGATAGGCGGCCTGCAGCGCGGCCAGCACCTCGGGGTCGGGCGACTCCCACAGCCCGCGGTCCTTCGCCTCGTGCAGCCGCTCGACGATGCTGCGCAGCGCCCACGGGTTCGACTTCCGCAGGAACGCCTGGTTCTCCTCGTCCAGCACGTAGGACTTGGCGAGCGACTCGTACATCCAGTCGTGCACGACACCGGCGGTCGCGTCGAAGCCGAACAGGTAGTCGACGGTCGCGGCGAGCTCGAAGGCGCCCTTGTAGCCGTGGCGCTGCATCGCGCCGATCCAGCGCGGGTTGACCACACGGGCCCGGAAGACCCGGTTGGTCTCCTCCTGCAGCGTGCGCGTGCGGACGGCGTCGGGGGTGGTCGAGTCGCCGACGTACGCCTTCGGGTCGGCGCCGGTCAGCGCGCGCACCGTCGCGACCATGCCGCCGTGGTACTGGAAGTAGTCGTCGCTGTCGGCGATGTCGTGCTCGCGGGTGTCGATGTTCTTCGCCGCGACCTTGATCCGACGATAGTTGGCGCGCATGTCGTCGGCGGCGGGGACGCCGTCGAGGTCGCGCCCGTAGGCGAAGCCGCCCCACGCGGTGTAGACCTCGGCGAGGTCGGCGTCGTCGCGCCAGGTGCCCGACTCGACGGCCTGCAGGATGCCGGCGCCGTAGGAGCCCGGCTTGGAGCCGAAGATCCGGGTCCGCGCCCGCCGCTCGTCACCGTGCTCGGCGACATCGGCCTGCGCGTGGGCGCGCACGAAGTTCTGGTCCAGCGGCTCGTCGAGCTCCGCCACCATCCGCACGGCGTCGTCGAGCATCGCGACGACGTGCGGGAAGGCGTCGCGGAAGAAGCCGGAGATCCGCACCGTCACGTCGATGCGCGGACGGCCCAGCTCCTCCAGGGGTACGACGGTCAGCGCGTGCACCCGCTTCGACGCCTCGTCCCACTCGGGCCGCACGCCCAGCAGGGCCAGCACCTCGGCGATGTCGTCTCCGGAGGTGCGCATCGCGGACGTGCCCCACACGGAGAGTCCGACCGACTCGGGGTAGGCGCCCTCCTCCTCGAGGTAGCGGCCGACCAGCGACTCCGCCATCGCCTGCCCGGTCTGCCAGGCCAGCCGGGACGGCACGGCCCGCGGGTCCACGGTGTAGAAGTTGCGGCCGGTCGGGAGCACGTTGACCAGGCCGCGCAGCGGCGAGCCCGAGGGGCCGGCCGGGACGTAGCCGCCGGCCAGCGCGTGCAGCGTGTGGTCGAGCTCGTCGGTGGTGCGGGCCAGACGGGGCACCACCTCGGTGGCCGCGAAGGACAGCACCCTGCGGACCTCGGGTGAGGGGTGCAGGTCGTCGACGCGCGCGACGTCCCACGACGCCTTCTCCATCGCCTCGACCAGCTCACGCGCCTCGGCCTCGACCCGGTCGACCTCGGCGGTCGGCGCGTCGGGCGCGAGGCCGAGCGCGGCGCGCAGGCCGGGGACCGCGTTCGACGTACCTCCCCAGACCTGGGCGGCCCGCAGGATCGCGAGCACGAGGTTGACCCGCGCCTCGCCCTCGGGCGCCTGGCCGAGCACGTGCAGGCCGTCGCGGATCTGGACGTCCTTGATCTCGCAGAGCCAACCGTCGACGTGGAGCAGGAAGTCGTCGAAGTCGTCGTCCTCGGGCTGCTCGTCCATGCCGAGGTCGCGGTGCAGCTCGGCGGCGTGCATCAGCTGCCAGATCTCGCCGCGGATCGCGGCCAGCTTGGCCGGGTCCATCGCGGAGATCTTGTCGTACTCCTCGAGCAGGCCCTCGAGGCGCGCGATGTCGCCGTAGCTCTCGGCCCTCGCCATCGGCGGGACGAGGTGGTCGATGATCGTCGCGTGGGCGCGGCGCTTGGCCTGCGCACCCTCACCGGGGTCGTTGACGAGGAAGGGGTAGATCAGCGGCATGCTGCCGATCGCGGCGTCGGTGGCGCAGGACGCCGACAGCGCGGCGTTCTTGCCCGGCAACCACTCCATCGAGCCGTGCTTGCCGAGGTGCACCACCGCGTGGGCGCCGAAGCCGTTGGCCACCCAGCGGTACGCCGCCAGGTAGTGGTGCGACGGCGCCAGGTCGGGGTCGTGGTAGATCGCGACCGGGTTCTCGCCGAAGCCCCGCGGCGGCTGGATCATCAGCACGATGTTGCCGGCCTGCAGGGTGGCCAGCACGATCTCGCCGTCGTCGTTGACGAACAGCGAGCCGGGCGACTCGCCCCACGCCTCGACCATCTCCTCGCGCAGGTCGTCCGGCAGGTCGGCGGTCCACGCGTCGTAGTCCGCCTTGCTGACCCGCACGTGCGCGTCGGTCAGCTGCGCCGACGTCAGCCACTCCTCGTCCTGGCCACCGGCCGCGATGAGGGCGTGGATGAGCGTGTCCCCGGCGACGGTGTCGTCGTCGAGGTCGAGCACCCCGAAGCCGTCGCCGACGTCGTAGCCGGCGTCGCGCAGCTTGCGAAGCATCCGGACGGCCGACACCGGCGTGTCGAGACCGACGGCGTTGCCGATCCGCGAGTGCTTGGTCGGGTAGGCGCTGAGCATCAGCGCCAGCCTCTTCTCGCTGTTGGGCACGTGGCGCAGGCGGGCGTAGCCGACCGCGAGGCCGGCGACGCGGGCGGCGCGCTCCGGGTCGGCGACGTACGACGGCAGGCCGGCCGGGTCGAGCTCCTTGAACGAGAACGGCGCCGTGCTGATCCGGCCGTCGAATTCCGGGATCGCCACCTGGTTGGCGTAGTCGAGCGGGCTGACGCCGTCGTCGGACGCCTCCCACTCCTCACGGCTGCTGGTCAGGCACAGGCCCTGCAGGACCGGGATGTCGAGGGCGGCGATCCGCTCCACGTCCCACGTCTCGTCGGCGCCACCCGCACTGGCGGCGGCCGGCGTCGACCCACCGGCGGCGAGGACGGTGACCACGAGGGCGTCGAGCTCGCCGAGCGCCGTGAACAGCTCGTCCGGCGCCGCTCGCAGTGACCCGGCGAAGACCGGTACGCCGACGGCCTCCCCCGTCGCGTCGATCGCGTCGCACAGCGCGTGCACGAAGTCGGTGTTCCCGCTGGCGTGGTGGGCGCGGTAGAAGAGCACCCCGACCCTCGCCTTCTCGACACCACCGGGCCGGTCGAGGATCCCCCACGCCGGGATCTCCTCCGGCGCCTCGAAGCCCTCACCGGTCAGCAGCACGGTGTCGGACAGGAAGGCGTGCAGCTGGCCGAGGTTCCGCGGCCCGCCCTCGGCGAGATAGCGGTGCGCCTCCGCCGCGACCCCGACCGGGACGGTCGAGGCCTCCATGAGCTCGGCGCTGGGCGTCAGCTCGCCACCGAGCACCACGAGCGGCCGGCCCGTGCCGCGCAGCGCGGCCAGCTCGGCGTCGTACTGCTGCGGGGAGCCGAGGAGGCGGATGACGACGAGGTCCGCCGCCTCCGCGAGCGCCACCAGGCCCGGCAGGTCGCTGCGCGACGGGTTGGCCCACGCGTAGTCGGCACCGCTCGCGCGGGCCGACAGCAGGTCGGTGTCGGACGTGGAAAGGAGTGCGATCTGCACGGGTCCTCCTCGGGGTTCGCGCCCCTCTTCGGCAGGTGTCGTCCGAGCGCAGTGTCTGGCTCTCCCGGCCGCGGGGGCCGGGATCACAGTGGCGGAACCGCCCCGGTCTCACACCGGGTTCCTGCCTCACGGACCTGTGGGGGCTCAGCCTACGGTGGTCCCATGCAGGCTCAGGCGAGTGGTCTCCAGGTCTCGGTGCACGGACATCCGAATGCGGACACCCTGCTCCTGTGGCACCCGGCCGCGGCCACCGACCCCGACGGCGTCGCGGCGCTCGCCAGCCGGATCGCGACCCGCAGCAGCGTCCGCGTCGTCGTACCGGTCTGGACGCTCCACTCCGCCGGTCGCGACCTGCTCCGATCGGTCCGCTACGCCCGCGAGTCGTCGGTGCACCCGCCCGACAACCTCTCCGTCGTCGGGTACGACGCCGCCGGCATCGCCGCGCTCAGCCTCGCCCTCAACCAGCGACGCCTCGGGATCGGCCTGACCCGGGTGACCTGCGTCGACGGTGGTCCGGACACGCTCGACCCGATCAGCGGCCAGCCGCTGCCCGCGCCGTCGCCCGCTCCGGTGGAGACCGCGGTCGACGTCGTCGAGACCGACGGCGACTGGGCGCGCGCGACGGTCGCCGCGTGGCAGGGCGCCGGCTGGGCCGCCACGCTGGTGCCGCGGTCTCAGTTCACCTGGCGGGTGAACCCCTCCCAGTAGGGCGCGCGCAGCTTGAACTTCTGCAGCTTGCCGGTCGCCGTGCGGGCCAGCTCGTCGCGGAACTCCACCGAGGTCGGCGCCTTGTAGCCCGCCAGCCGGTCCTTGCACCAGCGGACCAGCTCGGCCTCCATCTCGGGCCCGGCCCGGCCGGCCTCCTCGGCGGTGAGCACGACGAGGGCCTTGATCGTCTCGCCCCACTTCTCGCTCGGGACGCCGATCACCGCGACCTCGGCGACGGCCGGGTGCGAGAACAGCGTGTCCTCGACCTCGATCGAGGTGACGTTCTCACCGCCGGTGATGATGACGTCCTTCTTGCGGTCGGCGATGGTGAGGTAGCCGTCGTCGCCGAGGTAGCCGCCGTCGCCGGTGTGGAACCAGTCGCCGGCGAGCGCCTTCGCGCTCTCCTCCGGTTGCTCCCAGTAGCCCTCGAGCACGACGTTGGAGCGGGCCAGCACCTCGCCGGCGCCCTCCTCGGACTCGTCGATCCTCAGCCGCACGCCGATGGCGGGCGCGCCCGCACGGGTCAGCCTCGCAGCGCGCTCCTCCGGCGGCAGGTCGTCCCACTCGGCCCGGGTCCGGTTGAAGGTCAGCAGCGGCGAGGTCTCGGTGAGGCCGTAGATCTGGATGAACTCCCAGCCCAGCTCCTCCTGGACCCGGATCACCGTCTTCGTCGGCGGCGGCGCGCCGGCCATGATGATGCGGACCCGGTCGCGCCCGGGGATCTCGCCCTCCCACGACTGCGCGGCCTCGAGGACGGCCGCCGCGACGGCAGGGGCGGCGCACATGACGGTGACCCCGTGGTCGCGCACCCGGCGCAGGATCTCGGCGCCGTCGACCTTGCGCAGCACGATGTGCTGGGCGCCGACGCCGGTCATCGCGAACGGCATGCCCCAGCCGTTGGCGTGGAACATCGGCAGCGTGTGGAGGTAGACGTCGCGGTCGCCGATCTGGGCGTGCAGCCCGAAGGTCATCGCATTGGTCCAGATGTTGCGGTGGGTGATCTGCACGCCCTTGGGGCGCGCGGTCGTGCCGGAGGTGTAGTTGATCGTGGCGGTCGCCGCCTCGTCGTACTCCCAGGGCTTGGGCTCGGCGCCCTCCGGCGCGTAGAGCTGCTCGTCGTCACCGAGCACGAACTTCCGCTCGCAGGTGACACCCGCGAGGTGCTCCTCGATCTCCGGGTCGACGTAGAGGACCCGCGCCCCGGAGTGGTCGACGATGTACTGGACCTCGTCGGCGCTGAGCCGGAAGTTCACCGGCACCAGCACGCGTCCCCACCCGCTGACGCCGTAGAAGGAGGTGAGCAGGCGGGCACTGTTGTGGCTGACGACCGCGACCCGCTCACCCACGCCGATGCCGAGCTCGTCGAGCTTCGCGGCCTGGCGCCGCGCCAGCTCGCCCACCTGCGCGTAGGTGAGCCCACCCAGGCTGGGCGCCGGCTGGTCCGGCTCGTCCACGACGCCGACGCGCTCGCCGTACACCTGCACGGCGCGGTCGAGGAAGTCATTGACGCTGAACGGGACGAACACGGTGGTCCTCCTGGGGGTCGCGGGCGCGGGACGTGACGCTCACCACCCTAGTGTCGGAGCGGGTGCGCGTGACCCCCTCGATCGGAGGGGGCCACGCGCTGGGCGGGCACCGCCCGCCCGGTCGGTGGACGGGTCAGTGGACGACGGCCCGGCGGCCCCTGTGCACCAGCCAGGCGCCGGCCAGCGTGCCGAGCCCGCCGAGCAGGGCGAGCGCGGGCAGGTGGTCGGCTGCACCCGTCGCCGGGAGGGCGCTGCCCGAGGAGCCGACCCCGGGGACACCGGGCCCGGCGTCGTCGCCGATCCCGCCGGTCTCACCCGACGCCCCCTCCCCGGGCGGCTCCTCACCCGGCGGCTCCTCACCCGGCGGCTCCTCGCCCGGCACCTCGGCAGGGCACACGGCCTCGCTGATCTCGCTGGCCCGCTCGCCGGGCGCCGCATAGCGCACGGCGACGGACTTGAAGTGCGCATCGGAGAACGGGAACGGGAACACCCCGGCGAAGCCCTTGCCGAGAAGGGCGTTCTCGTTGACGACGATGATGTGGGAGAAGACCTCCGCGGCCCCGGGCTTGCGGACGTACTTGCACACCACGACCTTCTGCCCCGGCGCGGCCTCGGCCGCCGGAGCCCCCGGCACCCCGTCGCTCCCGACGCCCGCGGGCGGGCCGGCGGGGACATCGGCGGGGACGTCGGCGGGCCCGTCCGCGGGCCCGTCCGCGGGCACCTCGGCCGGCGGCCCCTGGGGTACGCCGCCTGGCGGGCCGGGGTGCTCTCCCGGCGCGGAGTCTCGCGTGATCGCGTCGTGCGCCGCGGCGTGCTCCGGCGCGGGCAGCGACCCGGTCTGCGCCGGCGCCTCGCCGGACCGTCCCGCCCCGGGAGGGGCATCCGGATCGGCGTGTGCCGGCGTGGTGGAGAGGACGACGAGGGCCAGGACGGCCCCGGGCAGGGACAGCGCGCTGCGCCGTACCGCTGGTGCACGGCCCGCGGGCACGAAGGGTCGCCGGAATGTCTCGGACATGGGAGCTCCAGGAGTGGACGTGCGGATGACCGCTGATGGGTGCTGAACGGGCTGGCCCCCGAAGACCAGGCGAGGGAGTGCCGGCCTCTCGCGGCGTCCCGCGAGCATGTGCGGCCTGCACTCCCTCCATCGGTCGTCACGCTGCCGAGTCGGCGCGACGACCACCCGGTCCCCCGGTATCCACAACCCGACGTTGCACACCCCCCGGGCGTATCGGGGAGGCGGCCTGACAGCACGACGCCGGCCGTCTACGGTGCGGGCATGTACCTCGAGCTCGTCAGCGACCGTCAGCGCCGCCGCCTGCGCCGGGTCGCGCTGACCTGGCTGGCCGCCGCCATGACCTGCGGCTACCTGCTGCCGTGGGCGGTCGCCACCACCCGCGGCAAGGCCAACGCCGGCGCGATCGGCGTCCTCAACGTCGCCCTCGGCTGGACCGTCGTCGGCTGGATCGTCGCCCTCGGCCTGGCCTGCGGGCGCCACGGGATCGCGGGCCTGCGCGTCACCGACTGACGCGCCGCACCGGCCGGACCGGACCGGGTGGGCGCAGAGGGGATCGAACCCCCGACCACCTCGTTGTAAGCGAGGGGCTCTACCGCTGAGCTATACGCCCCAGAAGCGCGGATCAGCCTACCGAAGCCGCCCCCACCCCACCGAACCGGCGGCCCCACGCGCCACCGACGGAAGCCAACCGCGAGCGCGGCAGCGCGGCGAGAGCCGCCGCCTGGCGGCTTGCCGCCACCTCACGAGGCGAAGACGCGCTCGCGCATGAATGAGAAGACGCCCTCGCGCCCCATGCCACGTCTTGCCGCCAGGCGGACACAACCA
Above is a genomic segment from Nocardioides aromaticivorans containing:
- a CDS encoding SAM-dependent methyltransferase, giving the protein MSATVRVLGFGMGPQHVTPEVATALAGCDYALAVQKGDEDPLLAVRQAVADAHGVELVVVRDPERDRSPGLDRAGYEGAVADWYAARLAAYRSVIDARGGTCAFLVWGDPSLYDGTIRIVRELGVDFDVLPGISAPQVLAARHRVVLHEVGQPVHVTTARRLRTDVAAGQRNVVVMLTAGVDLDGFGDWAIWWGANLGGVGERLVSGRVADVVGEIEAARAEARAEAGWVMDLFLLRAPAGGADDGTA
- a CDS encoding superinfection immunity protein is translated as MYLELVSDRQRRRLRRVALTWLAAAMTCGYLLPWAVATTRGKANAGAIGVLNVALGWTVVGWIVALGLACGRHGIAGLRVTD
- the cobN gene encoding cobaltochelatase subunit CobN; its protein translation is MQIALLSTSDTDLLSARASGADYAWANPSRSDLPGLVALAEAADLVVIRLLGSPQQYDAELAALRGTGRPLVVLGGELTPSAELMEASTVPVGVAAEAHRYLAEGGPRNLGQLHAFLSDTVLLTGEGFEAPEEIPAWGILDRPGGVEKARVGVLFYRAHHASGNTDFVHALCDAIDATGEAVGVPVFAGSLRAAPDELFTALGELDALVVTVLAAGGSTPAAASAGGADETWDVERIAALDIPVLQGLCLTSSREEWEASDDGVSPLDYANQVAIPEFDGRISTAPFSFKELDPAGLPSYVADPERAARVAGLAVGYARLRHVPNSEKRLALMLSAYPTKHSRIGNAVGLDTPVSAVRMLRKLRDAGYDVGDGFGVLDLDDDTVAGDTLIHALIAAGGQDEEWLTSAQLTDAHVRVSKADYDAWTADLPDDLREEMVEAWGESPGSLFVNDDGEIVLATLQAGNIVLMIQPPRGFGENPVAIYHDPDLAPSHHYLAAYRWVANGFGAHAVVHLGKHGSMEWLPGKNAALSASCATDAAIGSMPLIYPFLVNDPGEGAQAKRRAHATIIDHLVPPMARAESYGDIARLEGLLEEYDKISAMDPAKLAAIRGEIWQLMHAAELHRDLGMDEQPEDDDFDDFLLHVDGWLCEIKDVQIRDGLHVLGQAPEGEARVNLVLAILRAAQVWGGTSNAVPGLRAALGLAPDAPTAEVDRVEAEARELVEAMEKASWDVARVDDLHPSPEVRRVLSFAATEVVPRLARTTDELDHTLHALAGGYVPAGPSGSPLRGLVNVLPTGRNFYTVDPRAVPSRLAWQTGQAMAESLVGRYLEEEGAYPESVGLSVWGTSAMRTSGDDIAEVLALLGVRPEWDEASKRVHALTVVPLEELGRPRIDVTVRISGFFRDAFPHVVAMLDDAVRMVAELDEPLDQNFVRAHAQADVAEHGDERRARTRIFGSKPGSYGAGILQAVESGTWRDDADLAEVYTAWGGFAYGRDLDGVPAADDMRANYRRIKVAAKNIDTREHDIADSDDYFQYHGGMVATVRALTGADPKAYVGDSTTPDAVRTRTLQEETNRVFRARVVNPRWIGAMQRHGYKGAFELAATVDYLFGFDATAGVVHDWMYESLAKSYVLDEENQAFLRKSNPWALRSIVERLHEAKDRGLWESPDPEVLAALQAAYLEVEGDLEDE
- a CDS encoding AMP-binding protein, translating into MFVPFSVNDFLDRAVQVYGERVGVVDEPDQPAPSLGGLTYAQVGELARRQAAKLDELGIGVGERVAVVSHNSARLLTSFYGVSGWGRVLVPVNFRLSADEVQYIVDHSGARVLYVDPEIEEHLAGVTCERKFVLGDDEQLYAPEGAEPKPWEYDEAATATINYTSGTTARPKGVQITHRNIWTNAMTFGLHAQIGDRDVYLHTLPMFHANGWGMPFAMTGVGAQHIVLRKVDGAEILRRVRDHGVTVMCAAPAVAAAVLEAAQSWEGEIPGRDRVRIIMAGAPPPTKTVIRVQEELGWEFIQIYGLTETSPLLTFNRTRAEWDDLPPEERAARLTRAGAPAIGVRLRIDESEEGAGEVLARSNVVLEGYWEQPEESAKALAGDWFHTGDGGYLGDDGYLTIADRKKDVIITGGENVTSIEVEDTLFSHPAVAEVAVIGVPSEKWGETIKALVVLTAEEAGRAGPEMEAELVRWCKDRLAGYKAPTSVEFRDELARTATGKLQKFKLRAPYWEGFTRQVN
- a CDS encoding LPXTG cell wall anchor domain-containing protein gives rise to the protein MSETFRRPFVPAGRAPAVRRSALSLPGAVLALVVLSTTPAHADPDAPPGAGRSGEAPAQTGSLPAPEHAAAHDAITRDSAPGEHPGPPGGVPQGPPAEVPADGPADGPADVPADVPAGPPAGVGSDGVPGAPAAEAAPGQKVVVCKYVRKPGAAEVFSHIIVVNENALLGKGFAGVFPFPFSDAHFKSVAVRYAAPGERASEISEAVCPAEVPGEEPPGEEPPGEEPPGEGASGETGGIGDDAGPGVPGVGSSGSALPATGAADHLPALALLGGLGTLAGAWLVHRGRRAVVH